A stretch of Thermodesulfovibrionales bacterium DNA encodes these proteins:
- a CDS encoding PDZ domain-containing protein has protein sequence MKKCCFFIFLVVSALSCNRQFLLPSESISSIEPISYCNLLYMPSKPFPPAETKPYLGIYLAFKKIEQSVQGCKENIFIQVAGVINGTPASKADLRNEDIIQSFNGVPTCNDAEHVLMSFKKMIEQQKIGDPIKLDILRDGQRLSLTVTLEETPTHAQQEARHPDIEKCSGQVSMLENTLRTQSALPIFNHIRDELYVRSNTIHNPGLSYEKESHPLQLKEVTYMMRHPLLSGEVAKELSEQVVSPLHTHDGNWHIGDIMQKIASLLDIDMPPPEKPAEVSFPALLQIMEETKNRIQEALNNLSPEEKVLLQNKAINSWDDSQWNTILEISMKVDRTKLFNAFSSFLSFLTRDNLMLLREDIIKRFGNKPGTILYEAMTPIGKVIVGGSGPNVYAEDAALILDLGGDDLYLNNAGGTRPGMPLALVIDWGGNNRYLSKENFSQGAGVLGGGFLIDLGGNATFSSLDGSQGAGFWGIGFLYHGEGNGVYTARKFCQGTGQMGIGLIVNRKGNDRYLCSRGGQGLGLFGGVGILIDEAGNDFYHVGGLEPDFRDPLKSTISMGQGFGQGARPEKDKDGVPGGIGMLIDEEGDDTYIADYFAQGASYYYGLGILNDMAGDDQYISGRYSQGAGIHSSVGVLIDQKGNDFYYSSVGVAQGMGHDFGVGFFEDDGGHDHYSGGTLVQGAATNGSLGIFIGQQESDQHTYISKGQGYAQDENSMGIMIVKERETNAVSMKIGIKKE, from the coding sequence GTGAAAAAATGTTGTTTTTTTATTTTCTTGGTTGTTTCTGCTCTTTCATGCAATAGACAGTTCCTATTGCCCTCAGAATCCATTTCATCAATAGAGCCAATTTCGTATTGCAATCTTCTCTATATGCCTTCAAAACCCTTTCCACCTGCGGAGACGAAACCTTACCTTGGAATCTATTTAGCTTTCAAAAAAATAGAACAATCTGTTCAAGGGTGTAAGGAAAACATCTTTATACAGGTCGCGGGGGTCATTAATGGCACGCCAGCTTCAAAGGCGGACCTTAGAAATGAGGATATTATACAGTCGTTTAACGGTGTTCCCACCTGTAACGATGCTGAGCATGTCCTAATGTCCTTTAAGAAAATGATTGAACAGCAAAAAATAGGGGATCCAATCAAACTGGATATTTTGCGGGACGGCCAAAGACTTTCCCTAACCGTTACACTGGAAGAGACGCCAACCCATGCACAACAGGAAGCTAGACACCCTGATATCGAAAAATGCTCTGGCCAAGTCTCGATGCTTGAAAATACCTTACGTACTCAAAGCGCTCTACCCATATTTAACCATATTCGTGATGAATTATATGTGAGATCCAACACCATACATAACCCGGGCTTGTCGTATGAAAAAGAGTCTCATCCGCTCCAGTTGAAAGAGGTGACCTATATGATGCGACATCCTTTGTTATCCGGAGAGGTTGCAAAGGAATTATCGGAACAAGTCGTCTCACCTCTTCATACTCATGACGGCAATTGGCATATAGGTGATATCATGCAAAAGATTGCCTCTCTCCTTGATATCGATATGCCTCCGCCAGAAAAACCGGCAGAGGTCAGTTTCCCTGCACTACTTCAGATCATGGAGGAAACTAAGAACCGAATCCAAGAGGCATTGAACAACCTATCTCCAGAAGAAAAGGTTCTATTGCAGAATAAGGCTATAAATTCATGGGACGACTCCCAGTGGAATACGATATTAGAGATTTCGATGAAGGTGGATCGTACAAAACTCTTTAATGCGTTCTCTTCCTTCCTCTCCTTCTTGACTCGGGACAATCTCATGCTTTTAAGAGAAGATATTATTAAGCGGTTTGGAAACAAGCCAGGCACTATACTTTATGAGGCCATGACGCCCATAGGGAAGGTGATAGTTGGTGGCTCGGGGCCTAATGTGTACGCCGAGGACGCAGCTTTAATCCTTGACCTTGGCGGCGATGATCTCTACCTCAATAACGCTGGCGGAACCAGACCAGGGATGCCCCTAGCGTTAGTAATTGATTGGGGAGGGAACAATCGTTACTTAAGCAAGGAGAATTTTTCTCAGGGAGCTGGTGTTTTGGGTGGTGGCTTTCTGATCGATCTCGGTGGTAATGCGACTTTTAGTTCATTGGATGGAAGTCAGGGAGCAGGTTTTTGGGGCATCGGATTCTTATACCATGGCGAGGGAAACGGAGTTTATACCGCAAGGAAGTTTTGCCAGGGTACGGGACAGATGGGTATTGGCCTCATTGTGAACAGGAAGGGAAATGATCGTTATCTGTGCTCACGTGGGGGGCAGGGGTTGGGCCTCTTTGGCGGAGTCGGTATCTTGATAGATGAAGCCGGCAATGATTTTTACCACGTAGGGGGCTTAGAACCGGATTTCCGAGATCCTTTAAAATCGACCATTAGCATGGGCCAAGGGTTCGGGCAGGGAGCAAGGCCTGAGAAAGACAAAGATGGCGTTCCGGGAGGAATAGGAATGCTCATTGATGAAGAAGGTGACGATACCTATATTGCCGATTACTTTGCCCAGGGCGCATCCTATTATTACGGATTGGGCATCTTGAACGATATGGCCGGAGACGACCAGTATATCTCAGGGCGTTATTCGCAGGGTGCAGGGATTCATTCCTCCGTTGGCGTTCTGATAGACCAGAAGGGCAATGATTTTTATTATTCATCGGTCGGTGTAGCACAGGGCATGGGGCATGATTTCGGAGTTGGTTTTTTCGAGGATGATGGAGGACATGACCATTATTCGGGAGGGACCTTAGTACAAGGTGCGGCAACCAATGGGAGTCTCGGTATATTTATAGGCCAACAAGAGAGTGATCAACACACGTATATCAGCAAAGGACAGGGATATGCTCAAGATGAAAACAGTATGGGAATAATGATCGTTAAAGAACGTGAAACCAATGCAGTGTCAATGAAGATTGGGATTAAGAAAGAATAA
- a CDS encoding glycosyltransferase family 2 protein: VVVPVFNEKKTIKDVYERIRAVDITKEIILVDDCSTDGTREIVKGLAADDTRLFFHEQNMGKGAALRTGFREAKGDILIIQDADLEYDPQEYPKLIQPILEGKADVVYGSRFAGGGPHRVLFFWHMVGNKLLTLLSNVFTNLNLTDMETCYKVFTRDVYTKITIEENRFGFEPEITAKLAKLNVRIYEVGISYSGRTYSEGKKIGWRDGISALRCIFKYNLFR; the protein is encoded by the coding sequence GTTGTTGTCCCAGTCTTCAATGAAAAGAAAACTATTAAGGATGTCTATGAACGCATAAGGGCCGTAGATATCACTAAGGAAATTATTTTAGTCGATGATTGTTCAACCGATGGTACGAGGGAAATTGTCAAGGGGCTGGCAGCCGATGATACAAGACTTTTTTTCCATGAACAGAACATGGGAAAGGGTGCCGCTTTGCGGACGGGCTTCCGAGAAGCAAAAGGCGATATATTGATCATCCAGGACGCCGATTTAGAATATGATCCCCAAGAATATCCGAAGCTGATCCAGCCTATTCTTGAAGGTAAGGCAGATGTTGTCTACGGTTCACGTTTTGCCGGAGGGGGGCCGCATAGAGTTTTATTTTTCTGGCATATGGTAGGCAACAAGCTTCTGACGCTTCTTTCCAATGTGTTCACGAATCTCAACCTGACTGATATGGAGACATGTTATAAGGTATTCACGCGTGACGTATATACAAAGATCACTATTGAGGAAAATCGGTTCGGTTTTGAGCCAGAGATTACGGCGAAACTTGCTAAATTAAATGTGAGAATCTACGAAGTGGGGATTTCATATTCAGGAAGAACCTATAGTGAAGGAAAAAAGATTGGTTGGCGAGACGGAATATCCGCTCTCCGATGTATCTTCAAATACAATTTATTTCGTTAA
- a CDS encoding tetratricopeptide repeat protein, translated as MLSFPPKRSGVISIAHKNIAVHMALCIVLVGATFAVYADTLGHSFLSNWDDSLYVVENEAIRGITWGNLKDAFTRFYIGNYAPIHIISYMLDYEAWGLNPRGFILSNVVMHAANGLLFYALLMRLHRNKALAFLAAFIFLFHPVQVESVAWISERKNLLAMFFCLASFHCHISYRTMPEPRRMRFYVCSVVAFVLAVLSKSVSVILPLVFILYDLCYLKGSRQVRWLTDKIPFLLVASATVLIALKSQLPEHEGGRISYSIEGPLGIFYTMLTVLTRYFKLIFWPRGLSAVYMPPMKVHMDASVGFSALFAAVLCAVGCFLYRKRTQFCFWYALFFTALLPVSQIVSLVTLINDRYLYFPMLGAAACYGLLAFPRDLTALDLRMRVVAAALCLIVLPLPYLSWQRTSVWSNDLSLWKDVTTKTPTSPLAWNGLGMAYIDAGRPIEAADALLKALSIDPDYELALNNLGALYNSTGKIAEARPFLLKAVELFPYKMNALLNLGINYYLSHEFEKAEQTFQKALALNPQSPQALSGLGDVYSEMNKLDMAKRYYGMAILAGGDAAYLEYALAGVDARGGHPQEALVHLESALQMGYNDLRNIRENPALDSLRGLREFNILVRRYFAQ; from the coding sequence ATGCTTTCATTTCCGCCGAAGCGGTCGGGCGTGATTAGTATCGCCCATAAGAACATAGCTGTGCATATGGCGCTCTGCATTGTCCTGGTCGGTGCCACCTTCGCTGTGTATGCCGACACGCTCGGCCATAGTTTCCTTTCGAATTGGGACGACAGCCTCTATGTTGTCGAAAATGAAGCAATACGAGGAATAACCTGGGGTAACTTAAAAGATGCATTTACGCGGTTTTACATAGGCAATTACGCACCCATTCATATCATCTCCTATATGCTTGACTACGAGGCGTGGGGATTGAATCCCCGCGGTTTTATTCTTTCCAATGTGGTCATGCATGCTGCCAATGGCCTGCTATTCTATGCGCTGCTTATGCGGCTACATCGGAACAAGGCCCTAGCGTTCCTTGCAGCCTTTATCTTCCTCTTTCACCCCGTCCAGGTGGAATCCGTCGCTTGGATATCGGAACGAAAAAATCTACTCGCCATGTTTTTTTGCCTGGCGTCATTTCATTGTCATATCTCCTACCGGACGATGCCTGAGCCGCGGCGCATGCGCTTTTATGTGTGCTCGGTTGTTGCCTTTGTGCTCGCTGTGCTCTCAAAATCGGTATCTGTCATTCTGCCGCTGGTTTTCATACTCTACGACCTCTGCTATCTTAAGGGGTCGCGCCAAGTCCGATGGCTGACCGACAAGATTCCCTTTCTGCTTGTAGCGAGTGCCACGGTCCTCATTGCCCTCAAAAGCCAACTGCCGGAACATGAGGGGGGGAGAATCTCCTATTCCATCGAAGGTCCCCTCGGCATCTTCTATACCATGCTCACGGTCCTCACGCGGTACTTCAAGCTGATTTTTTGGCCCAGGGGGCTGAGTGCTGTGTATATGCCCCCTATGAAGGTGCACATGGACGCCTCCGTCGGGTTTTCTGCCCTCTTTGCTGCTGTTCTTTGTGCCGTAGGGTGCTTCCTCTATAGGAAAAGAACACAGTTCTGTTTCTGGTACGCACTTTTTTTTACGGCCCTCCTGCCGGTCTCTCAAATTGTCTCTCTGGTAACGCTGATAAATGATCGTTATCTGTATTTCCCAATGCTCGGGGCGGCTGCATGTTACGGACTGCTGGCATTTCCCAGGGATCTTACCGCGCTGGATCTTCGCATGAGGGTCGTTGCGGCAGCACTTTGCCTCATCGTACTGCCTCTGCCCTATCTTTCATGGCAGAGGACATCGGTTTGGAGCAATGACCTGTCGCTGTGGAAGGACGTGACGACCAAGACACCGACCTCCCCGCTCGCCTGGAACGGTCTTGGCATGGCATATATCGACGCTGGGCGGCCGATAGAAGCAGCGGACGCCCTTCTGAAGGCGTTGTCGATTGACCCTGATTACGAACTTGCCCTGAACAATTTGGGCGCCCTTTACAACAGCACGGGTAAAATAGCCGAAGCGAGGCCCTTTCTGCTGAAGGCAGTGGAGTTGTTTCCCTATAAAATGAATGCTCTTCTGAACCTGGGAATTAACTATTACCTTTCCCACGAGTTCGAAAAGGCAGAACAAACATTTCAAAAAGCATTGGCGCTGAATCCCCAGTCGCCTCAGGCGTTGTCCGGACTGGGAGACGTCTACAGCGAGATGAACAAGCTCGATATGGCAAAGAGATATTATGGAATGGCCATACTCGCAGGCGGAGACGCTGCATACCTCGAATATGCGCTTGCTGGTGTAGATGCACGAGGCGGTCATCCACAGGAGGCTCTGGTCCACCTGGAGAGCGCGCTTCAGATGGGATACAATGACCTTCGGAACATCAGGGAAAATCCGGCCCTCGACAGCCTCCGGGGACTCCGCGAATTCAATATCCTTGTGCGCAGATATTTCGCCCAATAG
- a CDS encoding tetratricopeptide repeat protein, with protein sequence MKRRRHVEYYLAASASLVTFIVYLSSLRHEFVEWDDPQYVIENPHIRALDMSFLKWAFGHFYASNWHPLTWVSHAVDYAISGLNPVGHHLTSVVLHAANTWAVIFLVVALMNAAQRGKRADGSWPDERAPLIVAGVTGLLFGLHPLHVESVAWVAERKDLLCALFYILSLMAYTRFAHSENGKTSRKRASLCFWDKRYLFSLGLFMLALLSKPMAVSLPAILVLLDWYPFGKIRSLESFLKSVVGKLPFFVLSLGSSVLTILAQRQGGAIVPMESVPLSTRLLVAVKSLAVYLWKLVWPLNLSPFYPYPISVSLLSWSYLLAVAVVIGISALCAIAVRKQRVWMALWGYYMITLVPVIGIVQVGRQAMADRYTYLPSLGPFLVIGLVSAWFFRKVVSESQQHPLVRPAGAVLALFIIFSMAFITIRQLGIWQNSIRLWSYVIEQHPERIQLAYYYRGLAFENTGQPDRAIEDYNTAIALDPNFRDAYMSRGTALEKTGRLNSALEDLDRAIALGPRYEAYYNRGVILEKTGRINEAITDYLVAIDLDPSRYDSYLAAARAYGKARLFDKAIEYFTRCIAMRPNSADLYNNRGLSFLFIGQDDRALEDFNMAIALDRTLAIAYRNRGSLYLRRGDKMSAIADYQKACEFGDEKACGALKTTQ encoded by the coding sequence ATGAAAAGAAGACGCCATGTCGAATACTATCTTGCAGCCTCGGCTTCTCTTGTGACATTCATTGTGTATTTGTCCTCTCTTCGCCACGAGTTCGTTGAGTGGGACGACCCACAGTATGTTATCGAGAATCCCCACATACGCGCACTTGACATGTCTTTTCTCAAGTGGGCGTTCGGCCATTTTTACGCGAGTAACTGGCACCCGTTAACCTGGGTATCTCATGCCGTGGACTACGCAATCTCGGGGCTAAATCCGGTCGGTCATCATCTCACGAGTGTTGTCCTGCACGCAGCAAACACCTGGGCAGTTATATTTCTGGTCGTAGCGTTAATGAATGCGGCACAAAGAGGGAAACGCGCGGACGGGTCATGGCCTGATGAGAGGGCACCGCTCATTGTCGCCGGGGTGACAGGCCTTTTGTTTGGATTGCATCCCTTGCATGTGGAATCAGTGGCATGGGTCGCTGAGAGGAAGGACCTCCTCTGCGCTCTTTTTTATATCCTGAGTCTTATGGCTTATACGAGATTTGCGCATTCCGAAAACGGCAAGACCTCCCGGAAAAGAGCCTCGTTGTGCTTTTGGGATAAGCGGTACCTGTTTTCACTCGGATTGTTCATGCTTGCCCTGCTGAGCAAGCCGATGGCGGTGAGCCTTCCTGCCATTTTGGTACTACTGGACTGGTACCCCTTTGGCAAGATTCGATCACTTGAATCTTTCCTGAAGTCGGTAGTCGGCAAGCTGCCGTTCTTTGTGCTAAGCCTCGGTTCCTCGGTCTTGACGATTTTGGCGCAAAGGCAAGGAGGGGCAATAGTCCCGATGGAATCGGTGCCTCTCTCTACGCGGCTGCTTGTGGCTGTCAAATCTCTTGCAGTCTATCTGTGGAAATTGGTCTGGCCCCTTAACCTGAGCCCCTTTTATCCATATCCGATTTCCGTATCGCTGTTATCATGGTCATATCTGCTGGCCGTAGCGGTTGTGATAGGGATATCGGCGCTTTGCGCGATCGCGGTGCGGAAGCAGAGGGTCTGGATGGCCCTGTGGGGTTATTACATGATCACCCTTGTCCCTGTCATCGGTATCGTGCAGGTGGGCAGGCAGGCAATGGCAGACCGCTATACGTATCTGCCAAGCCTTGGGCCATTTCTGGTCATAGGACTTGTTTCCGCGTGGTTTTTTCGTAAAGTAGTCTCTGAGTCGCAACAGCATCCTTTGGTGAGGCCGGCAGGCGCTGTTCTGGCCCTGTTCATCATTTTCTCTATGGCCTTCATAACCATCAGGCAGTTGGGCATCTGGCAGAACAGCATCAGGTTATGGAGCTATGTCATCGAACAGCATCCGGAGCGGATTCAGCTCGCCTATTATTATCGCGGACTGGCCTTTGAGAATACAGGACAGCCTGACAGGGCAATAGAGGACTATAACACTGCAATTGCCCTTGATCCGAATTTTCGCGACGCCTATATGAGTCGGGGCACCGCCCTTGAAAAAACGGGTAGGCTCAATAGTGCCCTTGAGGACTTGGACAGGGCCATTGCGCTGGGCCCGAGGTACGAGGCCTATTACAATCGCGGCGTAATTCTCGAGAAGACGGGCCGGATAAATGAAGCCATCACGGACTATCTGGTCGCGATAGACCTGGATCCTTCCCGTTATGATTCGTATCTCGCTGCGGCTAGGGCATACGGAAAAGCCCGTTTGTTTGACAAGGCCATAGAATATTTTACCCGGTGCATTGCAATGAGGCCGAACAGTGCCGATCTGTACAATAATCGCGGCCTTTCCTTTCTCTTTATCGGGCAGGACGATCGGGCGCTCGAAGATTTCAATATGGCAATCGCATTGGATCGGACCCTTGCTATTGCCTATCGCAATCGCGGCAGCCTGTACCTCAGGAGAGGCGATAAGATGTCGGCTATCGCGGATTACCAAAAGGCGTGCGAATTCGGTGACGAAAAAGCTTGTGGAGCATTGAAAACAACCCAGTAG
- a CDS encoding tetratricopeptide repeat protein has product MKEPEQPTNLDYKNYLIPVMIALVGLLSYSNSFTVPFQFDDDGYIVNNPAIKTFHYILAPADVATLTQGSPEAFPVSLRYAFMTRIIAYASFAMNYRLNGLNVVGYHLVNLLIHIVSAMLVFWIVKATSKTDYFGAVAGWNSTRLCGAIAAASALLFVSHPVQTQAVTYLTQRFASLAACLGLLALFLYIASRLSSSGHKRSVLYTTSLLSTVAAMLTKEFTVTLPFVIALYEITFFTGRIRNRLKILAPFAVTLAIIPSLVFIQQGSMTTLESTMRTITAANVSNITRTDYLLTQFRVIIFYLRLLFFPINQNVDHDVMIYHSLFTPPVFVSFVALLTLFFLGVFLYRASNREKAYPELRLASFGIIWFFITMSVESSIVPMGELAAEYRLYLPSVGVILATVSIGGVAARRISRPQTLRSLLLYGLCGVIVLMFSLATHARNKVWASEISLWEDAARKSPLRVRPHQNLGMYYAFEGYLEDAKRELMTALALEPNDPKLHNNLGMLYKKMKAYDQAVEEYSTVLRLAPGDAIVHYNLGNVYLEQGRVPEAVQEYQVTVRLIPDYDEAHNNLGIAYCQSGQFDAAIREYNLALRLNPQNVKARNNLTNCVKKAAASTNN; this is encoded by the coding sequence ATGAAAGAACCGGAACAGCCCACCAATCTGGATTATAAGAACTATCTCATCCCAGTGATGATTGCTCTAGTTGGCCTGCTTTCCTACTCCAACAGTTTTACCGTTCCATTCCAGTTCGACGACGATGGCTATATCGTTAATAACCCAGCCATCAAGACATTTCACTACATCTTAGCCCCTGCCGACGTTGCGACGCTCACCCAGGGCTCACCCGAGGCATTCCCGGTTAGCCTCCGGTATGCGTTCATGACACGTATAATAGCATATGCCTCATTTGCCATGAACTACAGGCTTAATGGTCTCAACGTGGTTGGTTATCATCTTGTTAACCTATTAATCCACATCGTCAGCGCAATGCTGGTTTTCTGGATCGTCAAAGCTACCTCAAAGACCGATTATTTCGGTGCCGTGGCCGGATGGAATAGCACGCGGCTCTGCGGTGCCATCGCCGCGGCTTCCGCGTTGCTGTTCGTCAGCCATCCTGTCCAGACACAGGCTGTGACCTACCTAACTCAGCGCTTCGCTTCACTGGCCGCCTGTTTAGGCCTTCTTGCCCTGTTTCTGTACATTGCCAGTAGGCTTTCCTCCTCCGGTCATAAACGTTCTGTGCTTTATACTACTTCCTTGCTCTCCACTGTCGCAGCTATGTTGACCAAGGAGTTCACCGTCACGTTGCCGTTCGTCATCGCATTATACGAGATTACTTTTTTTACGGGAAGGATAAGGAATAGACTTAAGATACTGGCACCGTTTGCTGTCACCCTCGCGATTATCCCCTCGCTGGTTTTCATCCAGCAGGGCTCTATGACCACGCTTGAAAGCACCATGAGGACCATCACCGCTGCCAATGTGTCCAACATTACGAGAACCGACTATCTCTTGACTCAGTTCCGGGTGATCATATTTTACTTGCGGCTGCTCTTCTTCCCCATCAACCAGAATGTGGACCACGACGTCATGATCTACCATTCTCTCTTCACACCGCCGGTATTTGTCTCGTTCGTTGCCCTGTTGACGTTATTCTTCCTGGGGGTCTTTCTCTATAGGGCGTCCAATAGGGAAAAGGCATATCCCGAATTAAGACTTGCGTCGTTCGGCATCATCTGGTTTTTTATTACGATGTCTGTTGAATCAAGCATCGTCCCTATGGGTGAACTGGCAGCCGAGTATCGACTCTATCTTCCTTCGGTCGGCGTTATTTTAGCCACTGTCTCTATAGGGGGGGTCGCAGCACGGAGAATATCTCGACCCCAAACTCTACGTTCATTATTGCTATATGGTCTGTGTGGAGTTATTGTCCTTATGTTCTCGTTGGCAACTCATGCGAGGAACAAGGTATGGGCGAGCGAAATATCCCTCTGGGAAGATGCGGCCCGCAAGAGTCCCTTAAGAGTTCGGCCGCATCAGAATTTAGGGATGTATTATGCGTTTGAGGGGTATCTGGAGGATGCCAAACGCGAGCTAATGACTGCTCTCGCGCTGGAACCCAATGACCCCAAGCTACACAACAATTTGGGCATGTTATACAAAAAGATGAAAGCCTACGACCAGGCAGTCGAGGAGTACAGCACTGTGCTCAGGCTCGCGCCCGGAGACGCCATAGTCCACTACAACCTGGGGAACGTTTACCTGGAGCAGGGCAGGGTCCCGGAGGCTGTCCAAGAATACCAAGTCACCGTGAGACTGATTCCTGACTACGATGAGGCTCATAACAACCTGGGAATTGCTTATTGTCAGAGCGGACAGTTCGATGCGGCGATTCGCGAATATAACCTAGCGTTGCGGCTTAACCCCCAAAATGTGAAGGCCCGAAACAACCTGACGAACTGCGTCAAGAAAGCGGCCGCATCGACCAATAATTAG
- a CDS encoding tetratricopeptide repeat protein: MKNYPKNITTEKTLLVVSFLFIAIVVFYRIQDADFFWHIANGKVMIEQGRIINEEIFSYTRPGIIFSNHEWLSQILFYLLFKNGGALAVVIFKSAVTVLIAFFIFKTARFAGAGIPLSALLMMAAILAGLPRYRERPEIFSLLFVSLLGFILYGFKTGRLKRKYLSIIPIIMVLWDFLHGALYGVILLSAFVIGETAKSMFPIFAESYTGRISVRSETGYIKTLLIVYLVSLTAMVINPYGLRTYGIFVEFLRANRMVLSTNEFAPPDFINFPIFWLFFALITGLSLFLIKKVDLTQMLILIPFTALSLKYNRVTVVFALLAIPSLAYYASLMKERVKNKILAAYGRILCYSALSIALVYILLLKFVFPVGPFTFGYKVNDLLLPVGATRFTEQTGLKGNMYNPGHFGGYLAYFLYPGRRIFMYNHHVVFGNFPSIIENKNLLEDYNIQYAILERYWGNSQSYGAIFTPKLWVPVFWDNSSIIVVKNIPENYSFIEEYRLRFFLPDISEQTIKAYESDPAILPVFIKEVSRCLAFYSNDILADYLGFLIIKHLNMFTPNEGIPLVEEALEHNFASAYLWSADGLFHFDKADYRKAEKLLTQSVSIDPTFATSWLTLSKIAFSQGRYSQAETCLKNVLRVEKNYPDAVYGLAVAHLNLGKVDLAVQDLNHFLALVPEGPEAGQAREMLRHIQSATGKQ; encoded by the coding sequence ATGAAAAACTATCCCAAAAATATTACAACCGAAAAAACATTGCTAGTCGTCTCTTTTCTCTTTATTGCTATCGTAGTTTTTTACCGTATTCAGGATGCGGATTTCTTCTGGCATATTGCAAACGGAAAGGTAATGATAGAGCAAGGCCGCATAATAAATGAGGAGATATTTTCCTATACCCGTCCAGGAATAATCTTCTCTAATCATGAATGGCTTTCACAAATACTATTTTATCTGCTTTTTAAGAATGGTGGCGCATTGGCAGTGGTTATCTTCAAAAGTGCGGTGACCGTATTGATAGCCTTTTTTATTTTCAAAACGGCTCGCTTTGCCGGGGCAGGTATCCCGCTTTCTGCCTTATTAATGATGGCTGCAATTCTTGCAGGATTGCCACGATATAGAGAACGTCCTGAGATATTCTCTCTCCTTTTTGTGAGCTTATTGGGATTTATTCTTTATGGTTTTAAGACCGGAAGACTCAAGAGAAAGTATTTATCCATCATCCCCATTATTATGGTGTTATGGGATTTCCTGCACGGAGCTCTTTACGGAGTTATCCTTCTCTCTGCTTTTGTGATCGGTGAGACGGCAAAGAGTATGTTCCCCATTTTTGCGGAGAGCTATACTGGTAGGATAAGTGTCAGAAGTGAGACCGGATACATTAAAACCTTGCTGATAGTTTATCTGGTCAGCCTGACGGCGATGGTTATAAACCCATACGGACTAAGGACCTATGGCATTTTCGTCGAGTTTCTCAGGGCCAATAGGATGGTTTTGAGCACAAATGAATTTGCTCCCCCTGATTTCATTAATTTCCCCATATTTTGGCTTTTTTTCGCTCTAATCACTGGACTGAGCCTGTTCCTTATAAAGAAAGTCGACTTAACCCAAATGTTAATTCTGATTCCCTTTACAGCGCTTTCGCTCAAATACAACCGCGTCACTGTAGTTTTCGCTTTGCTTGCGATCCCTTCGTTGGCTTACTATGCATCTTTGATGAAAGAGCGCGTGAAGAACAAAATCCTCGCTGCATATGGAAGAATATTATGTTATTCAGCCTTATCAATTGCCCTTGTTTATATATTATTGCTAAAATTTGTATTTCCTGTCGGCCCTTTTACCTTTGGATACAAAGTCAATGATCTCTTGCTTCCCGTAGGCGCGACGCGTTTTACCGAGCAGACTGGCCTTAAGGGCAATATGTACAATCCAGGACATTTTGGTGGTTACTTGGCCTATTTCCTTTATCCCGGACGGAGAATTTTCATGTATAACCACCATGTTGTTTTTGGTAATTTTCCGTCCATTATCGAAAACAAGAATTTGCTTGAAGATTACAATATACAATATGCAATATTGGAGCGATATTGGGGCAATAGTCAGTCGTACGGAGCTATCTTTACTCCCAAACTCTGGGTCCCCGTATTTTGGGATAACTCTTCGATAATCGTTGTCAAGAATATTCCTGAAAATTATTCTTTTATCGAAGAATATCGTCTTCGATTTTTCCTGCCAGATATTTCTGAACAGACAATAAAAGCATATGAATCAGATCCCGCGATCTTGCCTGTTTTTATAAAGGAGGTCTCGAGATGCCTCGCTTTCTATAGTAACGACATTCTGGCTGACTATCTGGGCTTCTTGATTATAAAGCACCTAAACATGTTCACTCCTAATGAAGGGATTCCCTTGGTTGAGGAGGCGTTGGAGCACAACTTTGCGAGCGCGTACCTCTGGAGTGCTGATGGTTTGTTTCACTTCGATAAAGCGGATTACCGAAAGGCAGAAAAACTTCTGACCCAATCGGTATCTATAGACCCAACCTTTGCTACCTCTTGGCTTACTCTTTCAAAGATCGCTTTTTCTCAAGGGAGATACAGCCAAGCTGAAACCTGTCTGAAAAATGTGCTGAGGGTCGAAAAAAATTATCCCGATGCGGTATACGGATTAGCAGTCGCTCACCTGAATCTAGGAAAAGTTGATCTGGCTGTCCAGGACTTGAATCATTTCCTCGCTCTCGTTCCTGAAGGTCCCGAGGCAGGACAGGCTCGAGAAATGCTTAGGCATATTCAATCCGCGACGGGTAAGCAATAA